A section of the Oncorhynchus keta strain PuntledgeMale-10-30-2019 chromosome 15, Oket_V2, whole genome shotgun sequence genome encodes:
- the LOC118394966 gene encoding coatomer subunit alpha-like, with amino-acid sequence MLTKFETKSARVKGLSFHPKRPWILASLHNGVIQLWDYRMCTLIDKFDEHDGPVRGIDFHKQQPLFVSGGDDYKIKVWNYKLRRCLFTLLGHLDYIRTTFFHHDYPWILSASDDQTIRIWNWQSRTCVCVLTGHNHYVMCAQFHPSEDLVVSASLDQTVRVWDISGLRKKNLSPSAVETEVRGISGVDLFGASDAVVKHVLEGHDRGVNWAAFHPSMPLIVSGADDRQVKIWRMNESKAWELDTCRGHYNNVSCAVFHPRQELILSNSEDKSIRVWDMSKRTGVQTFRRDHDRFWVLGAHPNLNLFAAGHDSGMLVFKLERERPAYAVYGNMLYYVKDRFLRQLDFSSSKDTAVMQLRSGSKFPVFSMSYNPAENAVLLCTRATNLENSTYDLYSIPKESDSQNPDAPEGKRSSGLTAVWVARNRFAVLDRMHSLLIKNLKNEIVKKVQVPSCEEIFYAGTGSLLLRDADGVTLFDVQQKRSLATVKIAKVKYVVWSADTSHVALLAKHAIMICNRKLESLCSIHENIRVKSGAWDESGVFIYTTSNHIKYALTSGDHGIIRTLDLPIYVTRVRGNSVYCLDRECRPRVLNIDPTEYRFKLALVNRKYEEVLHMVRNAKLVGQSIIAYLQKKGYPEVALHFVKDEKTRFSLALECGNIEVALEAAKALDERGCWERLGEAALLQGHHQVVEMCYQRTKNFDKLTFLYLITGNLAKLRKMMKIAEIRKDMSGHYQGALYLGDVSERVRILKNCGQKSLAYLTAATHGMDEEAEALKETFDPEKDTVPEVDPNAQLLQPPPPINPLDTNWPLLTVSKGFFEGAIAAKGKAGQMAADMDVDAPGGEGWGEDAELQLDEDGFMDAQDGLGEEGGATKEEGGGWEVEEDLDLPPELELPAGAGVGAEDGFFVPPTKGMSPTQLWCNNSQLPVDHVLAGSFETAMRLLHDQVGVVQFGPYKQLFMQTLSRGRTCYLGLPSLPCLRGNPQRNWKDCGAKQGLPAVGLRLSDLIARLQQCYQLTTAGRFEEAVERFRTILLSVPLLVVDNKQEIAEAQQLITICREYIVGLTMETERKKLPKDTLDQQKRLCEMAAYFTHCSLQPVHMVLVLRTALNLFFKLKNFKTAASFACRLLELGPKPEVAQQTRKILAACEKTLTDAHQLNYDPHNPFDLCAASYTPLYRGRPVEKCPLSGACYCPPYKGQVCRVTQVTEIGKDVIGLRVSPLQFR; translated from the exons ATGTTGACCAAATTCGAGACGAAGTCGGCCCGTGTGAAAG GGCTGAGTTTCCACCCTAAGCGGCCCTGGATCCTTGCTAGTCTTCACAATGGAGTCATCCAGCTGTGGGACTATCGAATGTGCACACTGATTGACAAGTTCGATGAACATGATG GCCCTGTCAGAGGAATTGATTTCCACAAGCAGCAGCCTCTTTTTGTGTCTGGAGGTGATGACTACAAAATCAAG GTGTGGAACTACAAGCTGCGGCGTTGCCTCTTCACTCTTCTTGGACACCTGGACTACATCCGCACCACCTTCTTCCATCAT GACTATCCCTGGATTCTGAGTGCCTCAGATGACCAGACCATCCGCATCTGGAACTGGCAGTCCAGGACATGCGTGTG TGTCCTGACAGGGCATAATCACTATGTGATGTGTGCTCAGTTCCACCCATCTGAGGACCTGGTGGTGTCGGCTAGCCTGGACCAGACTGTGCGCGTGTGGGATATCTCTG GTCTGAGGAAGAAGAACCTCTCTCCCAGTGCCGTGGAGACTGAGGTGCGAGGCATCTCTGGCGTCGATTTGTTCGGCGCTTCCGATGCCGTCGTCAAACACGTGCTCGAG GGTCACGACCGTGGGGTCAACTGGGCCGCCTTCCATCCCAGCATGCCTCTCATCGTCTCAGGGGCTGACGACCGGCAGGTCAAGATCTGGAGGATGAACG AGTCCAAGGCATGGGAGCTGGACACCTGCAGGGGCCACTACAACAACGTGTCCTGTGCTGTCTTCCACCCCCGCCAGGAGCTCATCCTTTCCAACTCCGAGGACAAGAGCATCCGTGTGTGGGACATGTCCAAGAGGACTGGCGTCCAGACCTTCCGCAGGGACCACGACCGCTTCTGGGTGCTGGGCGCTCACCCCAACCTCAACCTATTTGCTGCCG GTCATGACAGTGGTATGCTGGTTTTTAAGCTGGAGCGTGAGCGTCCGGCCTACGCTGTGTACGGAAACATGCTCTACTACGTCAAGGACCGCTTCCTGCGACAGCTCGACTTCAGCAGCAGCAAGGACACTGCCGTCATGCAGCtccgcag TGGGTCAAAGTTCCCAGTGTTCAGCATGTCTTACAACCCCGCAGAGAATGCTGTCCTGCTCTGCACT AGGGCAACTAACCTGGAGAACAGCACCTATGACTTGTACTCCATCCCCAAGGAGAGCGACTCTCAGAATCCAGATG CTCCTGAGGGGAAAAGATCCTCTGGTCTGACCGCAGTCTGGGTCGCCAGGAACCGGTTCGCTGTTCTGGACCGCATGCACtcg CTGCTGATCAAGAACCTGAAGAATGAGATTGTGAAGAAGGTACAGGTACCTAGCTGCGAGGAGATCTTCTATGCCGGGACGGGCTCCCTGCTGCTGCGCGACGCAGACGGAGTCACCCTCTTTGACGTGCAGCAGAAACGCTCGCTGGCCACTGTGAAGATCGCCAAGGTCAAGTATGTGGTCTGGAGCGCCGACACCAGCCATGTTGCCCTGCTGGCTAAACACG CCATTATGATCTGCAACAGGAAGCTGGAGAGTCTGTGCAGCATCCATGAGAACATCCGTGTGAAGAGTGGAGCCTGGGATGAGAGTGGAGTCTTCATCTACACCACCTCCAACCACATCAAATACGCCCTCACCTCAGG TGATCATGGTATCATCCGGACTCTGGATCTGCCCATCTACGTGACCCGGGTCAGAGGCAACAGTGTCTATTGTCTTGACCGTGAGTGCAGGCCCCGCGTGCTGAACATTGACCCCACGGAGTACCGCTTCAAACTGGCCCTGGTCAACCGCAAAtatgaggag GTGCTGCACATGGTGCGTAACGCCAAGCTGGTTGGCCAGTCCATCATCGCCTACCTGCAGAAGAAGGGCTATCCGGAGGTGGCCCTGCACTTCGTCAAGGATGAAAAGACCCGCTTCAGTCTGGCTTTGGAGTGTGGAAACATTGAG GTGGCGTTGGAGGCTGCCAAGGCTCTGGATGAGAGGGGCTGCTGGGAGCGGCTGGGCGAGGCGGCGCTGCTGCAGGGTCACCACCAGGTCGTGGAGATGTGCTACCAGAGGACCAAGAACTTCGACAAGCTCACCTTCCTCTACCTCATCACCGGCAACCTGGCCAAGCTACGCAAGATGATGAAGATAG CTGAGATCAGAAAGGACATGAGTGGACACTACCAGGGTGCTCTATATCTGGGGGACGTCAGCGAGAGAGTCCGCATCCTGAAGAACTGTGGCCAGA AGTCACTGGCATATCTGACTGCTGCCACCCACGGGATGGACGAAGAAGCGGAAGCCCTGAAAGAGACCTTTGACCCAGAAAAGGACACTGTCCCTGAGGTGGACCCCAATGCCCAGCTGCTGCAGCCGCCACCTCCCATCAACCCCCTGGATACCAACTGGCCCCTGCTCACTGTGTCCAAGGGCTTCTTCGAGGGAGCCATTGCAGCCAAGG GGAAGGCTGGTCAGATGGCTGCAGACATGGATGTTGATGCCCCaggaggagagggctggggagaggacgcaGAGCTTCAGCTGGATGAGG ATGGTTTCATGGATGCCCAGGATGGATTAGGGGAGGAAGGAGGTGCCacgaaggaggagggaggaggctgggaggtagaggaggatctgGACCTGCCTCCAGAGCTG GAGTTGCCAGCTGGTGCCGGAGTAGGGGCTGAAGATGGTTTCTTTGTCCCTCCTACCAAGGGCATGAGCCCCACCCAGCTGTGGTGCAACAACTCCCAGCTCCCTGTGGACCACGTCCTGGCTGGTTCCTTTGAGACCGCCATGAgg TTGCTCCATGACCAGGTTGGGGTGGTTCAGTTCGGGCCCTATAAGCAGCTGTTCATGCAGACTCTATCCCGCGGGAGGACATGCTACCTGGGCCTGCCGTCTCTGCCCTGCCTGCGTGGTAACCCGCAGAGGAACTGGAAAGACTGTGGGGCCAAGCAGGGGCTGCCCGCTGTGGGTCTTCGTCTCTCAGATCTCATTGCCCGCCTGCAGCAGTGCTACCAGCTCACCACTGCCGGCCGCTTCGAGGAGGCCGTTGAACGCTTCCGCACCATCCTGCTGTCTGTGCCACTGCTGGTGGTCGACAACAAGCAGGAGATCGCAGAG GCTCAGCAGCTGATCACAATCTGCAGAGAATACATTGTTGGCCTCACCATGGAAACGGAAAGGAAAAAGTTGCCTAAAGACACATTGGACCAGCAGAAGAGGCTGTGTGAG ATGGCAGCTTACTTCACCCACTGCAGTCTCCAGCCAGTCCACATGGTCCTTGTCTTACGTACAGCACTAAATCTATTCTTTAAACTGAAGAACTTCAAGACAGCTGCCAGTTTTGCCTGTCGTCTGCTTGAATTAGGACCCAAACCAGAGGTGGCACAGCAG ACACGCAAGATCTTGGCAGCATGCGAGAAGACGCTGACCGATGCCCACCAGCTGAACTACGACCCCCACAATCCATTTGACCTGTGCGCTGCCTCGTACACGCCCCTGTACCGTGGACGCCCAGTGGAGAAGTGCCCCCTCTCTGGGGCCTGCTATTGCCCCCCCTACAAGGGCCAGGTCTGCAGGGTCACACAG GTGACTGAGATCGGAAAGGATGTGATTGGTCTGCGTGTCAGCCCTCTGCAGTTTCGTTAG